From the genome of Leptotrichia sp. HSP-342:
CTTTGTCTATCAGAAATAATAAACAACGACCCAGAAGTAAACAAATACTTAAATGTTTACCTAGTTGAAAACTATAATGTAGGATTAGCTGAAAAAATTATTCCAGCAACAGATATTTCTGAACAAATCTCGCTTGCTTCAAAAGAAGCCAGTGGAACTGGAAATATGAAATTTATGCTAAATGGAGCATTGACTCTTGGAACAATGGATGGAGCGAATGTGGAAATTCATGATCTTGTAGGCGATGAAAATATCTATATTTTTGGAAAAAATAGTGATGATATAATTAAATTATACGAAACATCAGGATATGTTTCAAAAGATTACTACAAGCAAGATGGAATAAAAGAAGTAGTTGATTTCATAACGTCAGATAAATTATTAAAAGTAGGAAATAAAGAAAGATTAGAAAGACTTCAAAATGAATTAATAAACAAAGACTGGTTTATGACATTAATCGACTTTGAAGATTACTACAACACAAAAGAAAGAATGTTTAAAGACTATGAAAACAAAGACTTGTGGTACAAAAAAGTAATAAACAACATAGCAAAAGCAGGATTCTTCTCATCAGACAGAACAATCGAACAATATGAAAATGAAATCTGGAAAACTAAATAAATTTTATAAGACGGGGATTTAATGTCCTCGTTTTAAATTTACAAAAATCTATATTACAAAGTAAACTACAATCAAAAAAAAATGAAAAAATAAATAACAAAATTGAAATTGTAATATTATAAACATTTGTTACAATAAAACAAAAAATTGTAAGGAAGTTGATATTTATGAAAAAAATATTTTTAATTGTAATACTTGCAATAATTACAGTAAGCTAGTCCAAAAGAATGGGCAGCAGCAGCATATAATAAAAGAAGAGCCGAAAGAGGTGTGTGATGCTATAAAGATGAAAGTGGATATGTTTACTGCGAAGACAAATATGGAAATCGCCATTAGTATAAAATTTTAGAGAAATGAATTGTTGTGTTTGAAGCAAAATTTTTGGAATTTTCTTTCTTTTTTTATTTCATAGGATTGCTTATTGCTGCAAATCCTTATATTGGAGTAAAAAATTATCCTAATAATTAAAATTATGGTAAGATTTTAATTTTTAAGTAAAAGACAACTTAATTTGAGTTTTTCTATTATATTTAAGTTGATAATAACCTTATGAAATTAGAATAATTTTTGTTGAAAGCAAGCTTTGTATTTTACTGTAAAATTGAAATTTGAGAGCGTGAGTACAGAGGTATAGCGTTTGATACCTCTGTGTTAAAATAAATTAAATATAGTAAATAAAATAAAAAACAATTATTACTCAAAAATAATTTTAGAATAGAAAATAGAAAAGTTTAAAAAAAGTAAAGAAAATGGTATTGACAAAAAAAGAGGAATATGATATTATAAATGAGCTAGTTTATTCTGGTAATACCAATATTTTATTGGGAGGGATAGAAAACAATGAGAGTACAAGTTATTTTAGAATGCACTGAAACTAAGTTGAGACACTATGTTACAACTAAAAATAAAAAAACTCATCCTGAAAGATTAGAGTTAAGAAAATATAATCCAGTGCTTAAAAGACATTCTCTTTATAGAGAAGTTAAATAATCTCATAAAAATAGATAGGTCAGTAGTTCAATTGGTAGAGCGTCGGTCTCCAAAACCGAAAGTTGCGGGTTCGATTCCTGCCTGGCCTGCCATTTTATTTTATGGGAATTTTTTTTTGAAAGTATCAATTTGATTAATATCATAAAGATTAATCAAGTGTTAAATGATTATACAGTCAGTGTTTAGGTTTTGTTTAAATTCCTAAATAATTCTAGGAGAAAATCATGAGTAAATTTAATTTAAAAGAAGTTTTGGGAAATTTACGTGAAGAATATAAAAAGATATATTGGCCTGATAAAATAGAAGTTTATCATGTAACTATAATTGTGATTCTTATGACAGCATTTATAGCGATATATACACTACTTTTTGATACGGCGTTTAATTTTGTGCTGGCAAAGATAAGTGATATTTTGAAAAATCTTATAGGAGGCGCGTAAAGTGACTGAAACAAAGGAAAAAAATGAAGATGAAATTGTATACGAAAAAAAATGGTATATAATTCATACGTATTCTGGCTATGAAAAAAAAGTGGCGACAGATCTTGAAAAAAGAATAGAGTCGCTTGACTTGACAGATAGAGTTTTTAGAATTTTAGTTCCTGAAGAAGAGGTGCTAGAAGAAAAGCGTGGTAAACAAGTAAAAGTTTCAAGAAAACTTTTCCCAAGTTACGTAATGATAGAAATGCTTTCTGTTAGAGAAGAAAATGAGCTAGGATTAGGATATCGTGTTGACAGTGATGCTTGGTATGTTATAAGAAATACTAATGGAGTTACTGGATTTGTAGGAGTTGGAAGTGATCCGATACCGTTGTCTGATGAAGAAGCTTCAGATTTGCTTGCTAAAGTTGGTATTGATGTCGAAGGTGAAGAAAGAATACCAAGATTTGACATTAATTTTGAAGTTGGTGAAGTTGTTAACGTTAAAAGCGGTTCTTTTGATGGACAACAAGGAGAAATTTCTGAAATTGACTACGAACATGGTAAAGTAAAGGTTATGCTTGAAGTTTTAGGACGTTTAACTCCAGTAGAAGTAGAGCATACTGAAATAGAAAAAATAGACTATTAAAAGTCAAAAATAAAATTGAAAAACAAAAGTATTATTAAAGAATAATAATTAGCGAAATTTTAATTTGAAAGAAAAAGTGGGAGATTTAGCAAATTCAATTACCACAAAGGAGGAAAAATGGCTAAAGAAGTAATCGGAAAGATTAAATTACAATTAGAAGCAGGGAAAGCAAATCCTGCACCACCAGTAGGACCTGCATTAGGACAACATGGGGTAAATATTGCAGAATTTTGTAAAGCATTTAATGCTCAAACACAAGATAAAATGGGATTTGTAATTCCAGTAGAAATAACTGTTTATGCAGATAGAAGTTTTACTTTTGTTTTAAAAACTCCACCTGCATCAGATTTATTAAAAAAAGCAGCTAAAGTTCAAAAAGGTGCTGGAAACTCTTTAAAAGAAGTTGCTGGAACTATAACAAAAGCTCAATTACAAGAAATTGCAGAAACTAAAATGCCAGACTTAAATGCTGGATCAGTTGAAGCAGCTATGAATATTATTGCAGGAACTGCGAGAAGTATGGGTATCAAAATTTCTGAATAATAAAAAGGAAATTTTAATAACAGATATAATTCTATAATTAAAAAAATAAATTAAATGATTAGTAAAACAAGTGGGAGATTTAGTAAATTCAATTACCACAGAGGAGGAAATAATAAATGGCAAAAAGAGGAAAAAGATATAATAACATTTCTCAAAAAGTAGATAAAATGAAAGTTTACACACCAGAAGAAGCATTGGAATTAGTTTTTGAAACTAAAAGTGCTAAATTTGTGGAAACAGTAGAATTAGCAATAAGATTAGGAGTAGATCCAAGACACGCTGATCAGCAAGTAAGAGGTACAGTTTCATTGCCCAATGGTACAGGTAAAACTGTAAGAATTCTAGCTATTACAAGTGGAGAAAATATTGATAAAGCATTAGCTGCAGGAGCAGATTTTGCTGGAGATGATGAATATATTAATAAAATTCAAGGTGGATGGCTAGATTTTGACTTAGTAATTGCTACGCCTGATATGATGCCTAAATTAGGTAGATTAGGAAGAATCTTAGGAACTAAAGGATTAATGCCTAATCCTAAATCAGGAACAGTTACAACAAATGTTGAACAAACAGTTCAAGAATTTAAAAAAGGAAAAGTTGCGTTTAAAGTTGATAAATTAGGATCAATTCACTTACCAATTGGGAAAGTTGACTTTACAAAAGAAGCTATCGTAGAAAACTTCAAAGTTGCTTTAGATCAAATTATTAAATTAAAACCAGCTGCTTCAAAAGGACAATATTTAAGAACAGTTGCAATCTCATTAACTATGGGACCTGGAATTAAAATTGATCCATTATTGGCTGGAGCATTTGTAGCTGAATAGTAAAAAAATAATATTACCGAGTAGATTTTTTCTATTCGGTAATTTAGAAATAATTTTTTAAAAGATACTTGCATTTTTTTAAAAGTTATTGTATAATAATACATATTGATTTGTAACACATAAATCATATAAATAATAACCAAAGACAGTA
Proteins encoded in this window:
- the nusG gene encoding transcription termination/antitermination protein NusG; its protein translation is MTETKEKNEDEIVYEKKWYIIHTYSGYEKKVATDLEKRIESLDLTDRVFRILVPEEEVLEEKRGKQVKVSRKLFPSYVMIEMLSVREENELGLGYRVDSDAWYVIRNTNGVTGFVGVGSDPIPLSDEEASDLLAKVGIDVEGEERIPRFDINFEVGEVVNVKSGSFDGQQGEISEIDYEHGKVKVMLEVLGRLTPVEVEHTEIEKIDY
- the secE gene encoding preprotein translocase subunit SecE, which encodes MSKFNLKEVLGNLREEYKKIYWPDKIEVYHVTIIVILMTAFIAIYTLLFDTAFNFVLAKISDILKNLIGGA
- the rplA gene encoding 50S ribosomal protein L1, coding for MAKRGKRYNNISQKVDKMKVYTPEEALELVFETKSAKFVETVELAIRLGVDPRHADQQVRGTVSLPNGTGKTVRILAITSGENIDKALAAGADFAGDDEYINKIQGGWLDFDLVIATPDMMPKLGRLGRILGTKGLMPNPKSGTVTTNVEQTVQEFKKGKVAFKVDKLGSIHLPIGKVDFTKEAIVENFKVALDQIIKLKPAASKGQYLRTVAISLTMGPGIKIDPLLAGAFVAE
- the rplK gene encoding 50S ribosomal protein L11, which encodes MAKEVIGKIKLQLEAGKANPAPPVGPALGQHGVNIAEFCKAFNAQTQDKMGFVIPVEITVYADRSFTFVLKTPPASDLLKKAAKVQKGAGNSLKEVAGTITKAQLQEIAETKMPDLNAGSVEAAMNIIAGTARSMGIKISE
- the rpmG gene encoding 50S ribosomal protein L33 — translated: MRVQVILECTETKLRHYVTTKNKKTHPERLELRKYNPVLKRHSLYREVK